The Sediminicola sp. YIK13 genomic sequence GATAGGCAACGTGGATTTTTCCAGTATGACGCTTAAGGTTTTGGGGAAGCGCAACAAAGAGCGCATCCTGCCTTTGTTGTCTTCTACAAGGGAGTTGTTCATTCAGTATTTTGAGTATAGGGATGCCTTGGAAACTATTGAAGATGGGGAATTTGTCTTTTTGTCAAAGGCCGGTAATAAAATATATGAAACACTTGTTTATAGAATTATAAATCGGTATTTTAGAGAAGTGTCCTCTAAGGTAAAGAAGAGCCCGCATATATTAAGACACACATTTGCGACTCACTTGCTCAACAAGGGTGCGGATTTAAATTCGGTCAAAGAATTGTTGGGACATTCAAGTTTAGCCTCTACACAAGTTTACACCCATAATAGCATTGCCGAACTTAAAAAAGTACATTCAGCTTCCCATCCTAGGAACAAGAAGTAGCACTTTATTCTTTTTTAATGTTTAATTTTTAAAATTTAGGCCTATGAAAGTAAATGTTCAATCCGTTAATTTCAATGCGGAAGGAAAGCTAATCGACTTTGTTCAATCCAGATTGAACAAGCTAGATCAATTTTACGACAAGATCATCAGTTCTGATGTCTACCTTAAGGTGGAGAATACAAGTTCCAAAGAAAATAAAATTGTTGAGATTAAGGTACATGTTCCCAAAGATCAATTTATAATAAAAAAGCAGTGTAAAACCTTCGAAGAGGCTGTGGATGTGGCATCTAGTTCGT encodes the following:
- the hpf gene encoding ribosome hibernation-promoting factor, HPF/YfiA family encodes the protein MKVNVQSVNFNAEGKLIDFVQSRLNKLDQFYDKIISSDVYLKVENTSSKENKIVEIKVHVPKDQFIIKKQCKTFEEAVDVASSSLERKLVKRKEKLKAQV